The Pseudomonadota bacterium DNA window TAAAAACCGGTTTCGGGCAACAGGTCCCCATCACTTGTCACATAGCTCCGCGTCGAACCGCCGCAGGACGTTCGCCACCTGGTTCGTCGACATCTCGAGCGCTGTGGGCATGACGTGGTGCCAGGCTCCGGGCAAGTCGATGCGGGGTTGCCTCGCCATCGTTTCATAGCGCTGCCCAAGCTGGTCGATCGTCGGGTTCCGATCAAGATTCTGCACGGGTGCCCGCGGATCGTGACTGATCGCGCTTGACCGCGCCGTTGCTGCGCTTCCAATTGATCCAAGGAGGCGCAAAGCATGCCAGCACCCATCCCTGTCCCAATGCGACGAGCAGTCATCGCGTTGACCGGAAAGCTCGAAATCGAAGAGATTGCAAGCCACCTCAAGATCGGTTCGGCGACGGTGAAGAGGGTGCGCAAGCAGTTCCGCGAGACCGGCACCGTCGAGCCGAAGACGCCCGTGAAACGCGGTCCGGATCCGCTCATCGACGCCGCCGCGGACGAGGTGATCCACGTGCTCGTCGTCGAGCGCTCCGACGCGACGCTCGAGGAGCTCGCGGCGATGCTCGACGAGCGCACCGGCGTGAAGGTGTCGAAGTC harbors:
- a CDS encoding winged helix-turn-helix domain-containing protein, whose protein sequence is MRRAVIALTGKLEIEEIASHLKIGSATVKRVRKQFRETGTVEPKTPVKRGPDPLIDAAADEVIHVLVVERSDATLEELAAMLDERTGVKVSKSSMGRALQRLGITRKKTIRAAEQSGFGIGVKTRHLSHSSESSRSIHRLI